CGCGACCCACaccaaattaaaataattttaaaaagggCACCGAAATGCAAATGCAAATGGAATTTGTCCGAAATGCAAATGTAAAACCGGACCCCGAGAAGTCCTCTAGCCAATCAGGTCGCAGCATTAGATCACCCCTCTCTCTGACCACGAGTTTAGATACGTTTCTCATCACTCGTGTCCCAAGTTTCACCGGTTCACGTGACTTGGGCCCCACCCGCCCTCCTTCCCCGGCACAAGCCAaactcttctcttctctcccaCACCCTCGAAACCTCTCTccctcctctctccctctctccctctctccctctctctctgtctccctCTAGCTCTGAGTGGCCGTGCTTTTGctctttcactctctctctctctcgctctcgcTCTGGGGGCGCGTTGGAAGGTTTGTTGGATGGTGACAGTGTGAAGTTTCTTGGCGATGTGTAGACCAGACTGTGTGCGTCGATCTGACTCCGGTTTCGGTTTTGCGATTAACTGTGGCTTCTTCAGAGATGTTTGATTGGAACGACGAGGAGGTATACAGTTTCTtcttcttaatttaatttaatttaattttttttgcattattaattaataagattttaaatttatattttttgtgttaatgtgaaatgatttttttttttcgagttTTTGAGATAAAAGATATGAATTTCCTTTGCTGTTGTTGTATTTTAGGTGAATTTATGTGCTTTTTGGCGGACAATTTGGTGCCAAAAACGACGGTTACatagttatattttcttgaatttttgttaCAGTAATTGACTTTTTTTGTTACAATCTAGCAAATGAGAAACGAGGTGAAGAAATGATTATTAGTGATATGAATTTATGAAAATCTTGCGAAAAAAAAGTTGATTAGGTATTCGCATATATTTGTGTAAGACGATTGAAGAACAGTGGAGTGAGTCCAAGGATGAACATTTCAGGAGGTGGTTTATTTGTTGAACAGACGGAATGTCAGTTATGTTATTAAGGTGTTTGGAGCgacaatttgaatttgaattcatGTGCGAATACGAGCACATAGTCATCAAAAGTAGGGGATAAGATGAGTTTATATGATGCAGGAAGAGTTCCGTGGTGCTGGTGTAGTGAAATCAAGGCGAAGAACAAGAATCGAGCTGAACTAGAACTCTATATATTGAATTGAAGATTGGAGAAACAAGAATTTTGGAAACGATGCACTGAGTGGGATTATAGATGTGACATTGAGCTTTGAGGGTATATAGATTTCTTAAGAAAAATGTGGGTTTTTGAGGCTCTAATTCTATACTTTAACTAGAAAATATGAGAGTGAAGAAGGTGTAAGGAAAGTTTCAAATGCGGTATAtgtaaccaaaaagaaaagtgaAATCTTAGTTGTGAAAGCTACAAATCACACTATCTCAAAAGCTATTATGCACTCTGTGCAAGTTACAGAATACCTAACCATGATGACAATTATGAAAGCTGTAATTTGGAACTGCAGAATTGCAATATGTTTGAGAGAAAAAGGTGGATGCAATAGCTATGGTTTTCATGCAAGAGTGCTTGGATAATGTTAGCTTTTTATTTCGATTTAAATTAGGAATCTGCAGTTTGTTGAGTTATGATATTTATCTTTTGGGCTTTAACTTTTAGGATGTGTTTGGTAATTCTATTTGGCCAGTGGAATTCTTGTACAATTTGTTAAAGTGCCAGAATCTTAAAGATTTGTGGTTTTCCAACAAGTGTACATTAATCCTCATGCAGTTTTCGATGTTGTCTTTCTATATCTGATATGTATGCAATCTCAAGAGGTGATAAGCCACTGAGCTGAGAGAATCGTCATTAATACTTCCAGTGCTCTCTTAAATAATTTGTTTGTCAACTTTTCAATTATACTATTTAAATATTGTTCTTGTCATGCCTCTTGCTAATGTTaacgtttttttatttttttcagctTGCAAACATAATATGGAGTGAGGCAGGTGAGAGTGATGATCATATTGTGCCTTACAACGAGGCAAGTGAGGATTGTCGTAACAAGAAGGAATGGAAACAAGAATCTCACACCATCAAGCCTACCGAACAGAAGACCCATGGGTCCAAGTTTGACTTGCAAGACAGAAAGTTGGAAAGCAGTCCTAATTTTGACACCAGTGAAGGAATTTCTACCTCTGAATTTGGAATGGACTCGTGGCCAGATTCATCATTAGCTAATGTTGCCAAAAGTGAACAGCATTGTATAGGTACTGAAGCACCCAACAACTTAACTGAAATTATCACCTACGgttatgatttatttatttatttttaatcataaagcatctttagtttggataagaccGTCAGAGGGAATAGATAATCCAGTGTCAGTTAACCCATGTACATTTCCAGTTGACAATGGAAATCAATGTTTTCATTCAGGCTATGGTTAATTTGTTATGCTTCATTGTATCCTATTTAAAGGTTAGGCATTATCTCAGCTCCATTTGCTTACCATCCTTCTATCCGTACGCATTTTTTGCACGTGTTGATGCTTGACCGCCTTAACATTATGTGCCATAAAGCATGGCTAACCTTATTggtgtcctataaaattttcccttcagctttagtggcatacgaTAGTCACACTACACACCCggtgcactcttccacttcatccattcaTCTTATATTCTATAAAAAATGTGGGATTTTGgtcttaataaaaatgacaaagaagCTAAATAGCACCGTGATAAACAAGTAGTTCTTTATTTGTTGTGTGTTGGGGAGGTGGATTGTTGTCTCAATTGTTTCTTTTGATTCTGTTTTCAGATTGTTTAATTAGAAGTGCTGAATTTCTTGTCCATCTTACATTTTATTTCTGCTAGTTTTAACAAATTTTGTGCTTCTTATAAAATATTTACCTTTTTAACAGCTGAGgcaatccaacttgataaagatggtgaaatttttcaaaattcaaatgaagGTAAAGAACAAGGTGATATTGTTGACTACGGATGGGCCAACATTGGAAGTTTTGATGATCTTGACCGGATTTTTAGGTAATTTATGAcgacatcatttttttttttgttaatggaGTCTCAACAACATTCtgatataaattatttttattttatttttgctatttTACAAAAATTGCACCGTATACTTATTTTTTTCAGAGTTGACTAGCTGGCATGATCTGCAGAactatttaaaggaaaactaattgtACAGTTTCATGGCTATCATTATTTCTCAGTAGTTTTCTCAACTGAAGTATAATAGAAATATTTTATTCTTTGTTATTATTCGTCTCCATCTTGGAGCAGTTTAAGAAGCCATCATCGTGGTATTGTCAAACacccaagaaaaaaaatggtgtGTTCAATGACAGCTGGTTGTGGCGTTTTTACTGTCAAGTACCCCATCTTTCCTTTTCCACTGATGTACTAGTTCACAAACTGAAGCACACCATCTACAAAACAAAGTactaaatacatttaaaatttcAGACCATGAAATATTAATAGGTTATGATACTCCTCCCTCCATTCCTCTACATAACTTACCTTATTCTCCATTCCTCTCCCataccctgcgtaaagcgggagctttgtgtactgggtacgacctttttttattaACGGTATCCATCCAACTCTGTAGTCTCATAAACAATTGATGATTTTGCAGCAATGATGACACTATATTTGGCAATGTAAGTCTTGGTAATGCTGACGAGCTGTGGTCTTCCTCTAGAGATGCAACTGACAGTCCAATCAAAGCCTTTCCTGTTTCTTCAGACTCACCAAGTTTCACATCAGGTGCAGTAACGAATGCTTCTGAGTATTTGGAAATTAAAACAGACTATATCCAGAAAGATAACCAGTCAATCACCCCAGGCTATGGGAAGATGGATTATTCTGCAAGTTATGGTCTGCAGAATGCACATGCCGCACTTGATCATGTAGAATATGCTGGAGGTAAAAGTAAGACCATGGAAAAGGAACAGGTATGAGTTAATCTAAACTTGATTAGTCCATCGCATATTCATGCCTTTCACCTAATCAAGAAAGTGATCTCATAATTGTATTTGACTTTCACAGTCAGATATGGACACAGGAAGAAGCACTCTGACAAATTCTTCCTTGAATGCTGAAAATTCTTCTTCCCCAAATGAAACAGCTGATAAGGTACTaccatttttttctatttttctctcttatgTTCTGATATGTCAAGGTGCTGTGATGAGGCAAATAAGTTATGAAAGTTAGTAGTCTGTCTGATGccttaaaatataataccattTAAGATGGGGGAATACTAAGAAATCACTTTAAAAATGCAAACGGTGTGTCAACGTTGCGTAATGGAAGTCTGTTCAGCCGGGAGGTAGAACCAAATTGTTAAAGAGGTGTagtaaaaaatttcatcaactGAGATTCAGAGAGTCTGATGTGCGTAACATCAATTGTAGAAATGTTATAATCATTCTAATGATCCAACTAAAAAGAAATGTTCTCTTTCTTCTATGGATTGATATGGTTATGTAATATTTTGAACATTTTCTTTGATGCCATAACTTTATCTAGGAAGGAAAAACCTTGACTGATTAAATATCAAACACAATTTGATAGTTTGTACTTTCCATATCATTCAAATTAGGTTAATAGTGTCTTTCCCTTGATATATGCAGGTTTCTAGGCAGAAAAAATTAATGAGGTATCGTAAAAAGTTGGAGGAAAAAAGTGAGGAGAAATCATTGCAAGATTTTTATGGTACTTGGCCTTCATCAAGAACCCCTTGTGGACATTTTGAGAACCAATTGGAAGGCTTCATGGTAGAATCCTCTCCTTCTACAGCTCCCAAGCAGAAGAGACTGCTTCAAGGACCTGATCCCTCACCCTACCAGCATATCCCAAACCAATGTGCAGCCCAGTCTATGTATGGGAACCTCACAAATCCATCTACGCATGTGTCATCTCACATTCAACCTGGGAAATTTAAGCATCAAAATTTGTTTTCTGGTTGTGAAGTTTCTTCTGGGAATGCAAATGCTATAAACAAGTCAGTAGATACTTCAGCAAAGCCTCTAACCATGTCTCCTCAAGAGAAAATTGAAAAGTTAAGGAGGCGGCAGCAACTACAGGCAATGCTTGCCATTCAgaagcaacaacaacaatttaGTCATCAAATCTCTAGCACCCATCAGTCTAGCACTCAAAAAGGCCCTCAAGAAAATCAAATTCAGTATTTTGAGAGAGCTGATCTGGAAGTTGAAGGCTTAAGTACTCTTCCTTCTCTGGACCCGAACTCAACCGTAGAACAAGATgattccagtattgtttctgcAGCAATTGATGATCACTCAGCTGAGGATACAATACTTTACAGGCTTCAATATATTATATCAAAGGTATGCtcaatttcaaatttgattCTTCTCCTGGTAGGGTAAATGAATTAGATTTAGTTACAACTTACAATGGAAAAACAATGTTTACAGTTGGACATCAAAATAAGACTTTGCATACGGGATAGCTTGTACCGGTTGGCTCAAAGTGCAATGCGGAGGCATTATGCTAGTGATACTAGCAGTTCAAACAAAAGTAGTAAGGTTGAGGGTGAAGTCTTTGCAGAGGAAATCAATAATCATAACAGGTTAAcgagttttctttgtttttatagTTTTACATTTTCATTTTGGCTCAAGTGGTTATCCTTTGTATGCTGATTACCTACATGCATTTTACGTCCTTAAGGCGGCCTGTCCCACGTCGGACAATGGAAGTTTAACATACATGCTTAAATGATCTTGGGCCTCTCCGCCCATGGATATTTGTCTTTGGGTTCGATGCTCATATTTTAGCATGATATATGGCATGCCCAACGGACTTCAACTGTAAAAAATTGTCCATGCATATGGTAGGATGTAAATCTATTCTCTTAAAAAAATTTGGGTCTCCACACATTGCAaattggttttgggttgggtGATCACATTCTCCCCAAACTGTGAAAGAACAAAAATTTACTCATAagcaattgaaaaagaaaagggaaacaGTCATCCTAGGTTATAAACCTTATAAAATTCATGAAACTAATGAACGTGAGTCGTGACTGTCTTAAActtgttaaaattttagtttgaaCATAACATGTATCATTCCCCTTCATCACTTGGTATTAATCCTAGCAATATAGGAATGTTAACAATACACTCCATTTAGGAAGGGGGGTTGGGGGTGTGTGAGGGCAAAAAGGATCATTTAATCAGCTGGATTCTTGTACAGAAACCCAGGTAGAAAGGTCAGTTCTAGGAAATTTTATAAAGAAATAGGGTATTAGTAGTCAAATGGTTGTATCTAATCTCACCTCGTCAAAGTGCTAACAGGTTTGTCCCGAAATATTGCACACCCATGTTTCACTGTCTGTCCACCTCTTTGGTTGTTCTTATATAATCCATTTTCCACCATTTTCATACCTCCTTTCCACTCTTAAGTAAATGGGAAATGGAAAAACTTATGTagttcttttcttttatcacCGTTTATGTTTACATCTTCTTGACTATATTCGAAAGCCTTTGTCTGTTTGACCTTTTGTATTGCTTTATCGATTTGTGGTGGACTGACTGATCAATTTCATATTTGGGTCAAGGGTAAGAATCATTTCGTCTTTGTGAATCATCACTCACTTTCCTGTTAATCCTATGGTATTGTAGGTTTGGTAAAATACCAGATTTGGAAACAGAGACCAATCCCATAGATCGAACTGTGGCTCATTTGCTCTTCCATAGACCCTTGAATTCATCGGGAAAAAAATCTGACGCATCTGAATCACC
This region of Malus domestica chromosome 07, GDT2T_hap1 genomic DNA includes:
- the LOC103438550 gene encoding protein LNK2-like isoform X2 → MFDWNDEELANIIWSEAGESDDHIVPYNEASEDCRNKKEWKQESHTIKPTEQKTHGSKFDLQDRKLESSPNFDTSEGISTSEFGMDSWPDSSLANVAKSEQHCIAEAIQLDKDGEIFQNSNEGKEQGDIVDYGWANIGSFDDLDRIFSNDDTIFGNVSLGNADELWSSSRDATDSPIKAFPVSSDSPSFTSGYGKMDYSASYGLQNAHAALDHVEYAGGKSKTMEKEQSDMDTGRSTLTNSSLNAENSSSPNETADKVSRQKKLMRYRKKLEEKSEEKSLQDFYGTWPSSRTPCGHFENQLEGFMVESSPSTAPKQKRLLQGPDPSPYQHIPNQCAAQSMYGNLTNPSTHVSSHIQPGKFKHQNLFSGCEVSSGNANAINKSVDTSAKPLTMSPQEKIEKLRRRQQLQAMLAIQKQQQQFSHQISSTHQSSTQKGPQENQIQYFERADLEVEGLSTLPSLDPNSTVEQDDSSIVSAAIDDHSAEDTILYRLQYIISKLDIKIRLCIRDSLYRLAQSAMRRHYASDTSSSNKSSKVEGEVFAEEINNHNRFGKIPDLETETNPIDRTVAHLLFHRPLNSSGKKSDASESPISTKLSCEHKTAGLVNLSNECFPDSLKNKQCFPRQGSESCRPFPEPSSVDPFKTSPLVGNSENASSTGPDDGGTMEVEASL
- the LOC103438550 gene encoding protein LNK2-like isoform X1, which encodes MFDWNDEELANIIWSEAGESDDHIVPYNEASEDCRNKKEWKQESHTIKPTEQKTHGSKFDLQDRKLESSPNFDTSEGISTSEFGMDSWPDSSLANVAKSEQHCIAEAIQLDKDGEIFQNSNEGKEQGDIVDYGWANIGSFDDLDRIFSNDDTIFGNVSLGNADELWSSSRDATDSPIKAFPVSSDSPSFTSGAVTNASEYLEIKTDYIQKDNQSITPGYGKMDYSASYGLQNAHAALDHVEYAGGKSKTMEKEQSDMDTGRSTLTNSSLNAENSSSPNETADKVSRQKKLMRYRKKLEEKSEEKSLQDFYGTWPSSRTPCGHFENQLEGFMVESSPSTAPKQKRLLQGPDPSPYQHIPNQCAAQSMYGNLTNPSTHVSSHIQPGKFKHQNLFSGCEVSSGNANAINKSVDTSAKPLTMSPQEKIEKLRRRQQLQAMLAIQKQQQQFSHQISSTHQSSTQKGPQENQIQYFERADLEVEGLSTLPSLDPNSTVEQDDSSIVSAAIDDHSAEDTILYRLQYIISKLDIKIRLCIRDSLYRLAQSAMRRHYASDTSSSNKSSKVEGEVFAEEINNHNRFGKIPDLETETNPIDRTVAHLLFHRPLNSSGKKSDASESPISTKLSCEHKTAGLVNLSNECFPDSLKNKQCFPRQGSESCRPFPEPSSVDPFKTSPLVGNSENASSTGPDDGGTMEVEASL